AATCCCACGAGCACATCCCACAGTCCGAGCGAATCTTTGCCGCCTGAGACGGCAACCAGGATCCGGTCGGAAGGCGTGAACATGTGGTAGCGCTCAATGGTTCGCTGCGTCTGCTCGGGCACCCACTCCAGATAGTGGGGGCCGCACAACGCCAATCGGTGTTGGCGCATGTTGATGGCTGCGGTTTCCCCGCACTTGCGACACTTCATGCCGTCGGATCTCCACCGGAGATGACAGCGATCAGGCGGATGACGTCGCCTTCCTGAAGGATCACATCGTCCGTGATGAGTTCGCCCTCCCGGGTCGGCAGGACGGTCTCCGGCAGGATGTCCAGGCGCAGCAGGGCATCGCGCACAGTCGTCCCATGGCGAACTTCATGCTGCTGGCTGCGGAGGAGAAGCGTTGCGGTCAAAGGCTGGCTCCCGCGTTCGATTGTACCGTGGCTGGGTTCGACTCGAACGGATTCGGACCCGAAAGCCTGATGGACCGACCTCGCCTTTGCAGGCAGTGCGGAGGGCGAGGCGCCCAGGGGAGGCCGATTGTTGGCCCAGCCTGGGCAGGAGCTTCCTGGTGGAGCTGCGCAGGCCGCGCTCGGGGAAGGCGGGAACTGAGCCTGCCCGCCGTTGGACTTCAGCCCTCGGGCGTCGCCGGCTTGCCCTCGGAGGCGCGCAGTGCCCGAAAGGCCGCCAAGGCGACCTCGATCATCGGAGCCTCGGGCTCGCGGGTGGTCAGGGCCTGCAGTCCGAGGTTGGGCAGAAGCAACACTTGCGCCCACCACGTCGCCTGATGCCGGCCGGTCCAGCGGATGTACTCATAGGAGATGGCGGCCAGCACCGGAATCATCAGGATGCGGCTGAGCAGGCGCAGGCCGATCGGCATCGGGCCCAGCAGGGCGAAGAGCAAGATAGAGAATACGACCACGGTCAGCAGGAAGGCCGTGCCGCACCGGGCATGCTGCCGTGGGAAGCGGGCGACGCTCTGCGGGGTCATGTCAGGATCGTTGGCCTCAAAGGCATTGATGGTCTTGTGCT
This window of the Anaerolineales bacterium genome carries:
- a CDS encoding MoaD/ThiS family protein, whose product is MTATLLLRSQQHEVRHGTTVRDALLRLDILPETVLPTREGELITDDVILQEGDVIRLIAVISGGDPTA